The following coding sequences lie in one Mycobacterium sp. DL440 genomic window:
- a CDS encoding hydroxylase, which translates to MTRDVLDGINENADRIQALGPANEKLGRLDSRAVEALRESGVMHMLQPEEFGGIETHPGDFAEAVLEIARLDGAAGWVAGSVGVPPWALASAHRRLRDEVWEADSDVWIASAHAPAGVLLPVDGGYRLSGEWRSVAAIDHCEWVVVGARVVGMGDVDGLGYSLVPREDLRIDDESWNAIGLIGTGSKNITIYDVFVPAHRLLNHNSIVDGTAAGHAGLRNPIYHIPLSTIAPLGITAAVIGMAEGALAHHLEAAGTAGPVEEHAAAEIRASRLVLLDTLTTSFNRVLDGPIDTGMRARARRDQIAAARRAVRAIDEIVCHSNVDALRRGNPMQRLWRDAHVGLATVVTESKVVSP; encoded by the coding sequence ATGACCAGGGATGTTCTGGACGGCATCAACGAAAATGCCGATCGGATACAGGCACTCGGACCCGCCAATGAGAAACTCGGCCGGCTCGACAGTCGGGCGGTCGAGGCGCTGCGCGAGTCCGGGGTGATGCACATGCTGCAGCCCGAGGAGTTCGGCGGAATCGAGACCCATCCGGGTGACTTCGCCGAGGCCGTGCTCGAGATCGCCCGGCTGGACGGGGCGGCAGGCTGGGTCGCCGGTTCTGTCGGTGTGCCGCCGTGGGCATTGGCCTCGGCCCACCGGCGCCTGCGCGACGAGGTGTGGGAGGCCGATTCCGACGTCTGGATCGCCTCGGCGCACGCGCCGGCCGGCGTGCTCCTGCCCGTGGACGGCGGCTACCGGCTCTCCGGTGAGTGGCGATCGGTCGCGGCCATCGACCATTGCGAGTGGGTTGTCGTCGGCGCCCGTGTGGTCGGTATGGGCGACGTCGACGGACTCGGGTATTCGCTTGTGCCGCGGGAAGATCTGCGCATCGACGACGAATCCTGGAATGCCATCGGATTGATCGGCACCGGAAGTAAGAACATCACGATTTATGACGTGTTCGTCCCCGCGCATCGGCTGCTCAACCACAACAGCATCGTCGACGGTACTGCGGCAGGGCATGCGGGTCTGCGCAATCCCATCTACCACATTCCGCTCAGTACCATTGCGCCGCTGGGAATCACGGCTGCGGTGATCGGCATGGCCGAGGGCGCACTGGCCCACCATCTCGAGGCGGCCGGCACGGCCGGCCCGGTCGAAGAACACGCGGCCGCCGAGATCAGGGCGTCGCGACTGGTGCTGCTCGACACACTCACGACGTCCTTCAACCGGGTGCTGGACGGGCCGATCGACACGGGGATGCGGGCACGTGCACGCCGCGACCAGATCGCCGCGGCCCGCCGGGCGGTGCGGGCGATCGATGAGATCGTCTGTCACTCAAACGTTGACGCCCTGCGCCGCGGCAACCCGATGCAGCGGTTGTGGCGGGACGCCCACGTCGGTCTGGCAACGGTGGTCACCGAGTCAAAGGTGGTTTCGCCGTGA